In one Pseudodesulfovibrio tunisiensis genomic region, the following are encoded:
- a CDS encoding AAA family ATPase: MALPSGHVKARYQESTISQYRGNPFIEALPSTFSIEQVRASMTGIVQYNLKDIFAEGRDRAHMIAALLDDFFQPLASHIQLEEKLSIMIRRGYVGRNLIDGSLNSHMQNGYERIMTGDLDVFRFHQVKSTASSLSLIGCSGSGKSTSLNRILSAYPPVIFHEVHNFTQVVYLKVDCPHDGSLKSLCINFFRALDGAVGTDYETKYVKKRHGIETLLAQMSQVANAHAIGVLVIDEIQHLSRKRSGGVEKMLNFFVTLVNTIGLPVVFVGTPKARPIFEQDLRSGRRSAGLGSLLWEPMKPPAQAIDSVTGKPRITEWKAFTDKLWTYQWLRNRDEVLTDDVRYCWYDLSQGVLDIVVKLFVLAQLRAIVTGVERITVNILKKVYENELKPVHPMLAALRSGDPDRIAEFSDLMIPDIENKLTKLTAAISKPRASDPYQGNSQAQRLHSLLIGMDFESDAVVPLVRRIVEEHPNLTTKDLVSIALECYESDEKPQKKRLKTKSVPQKDWHTLESDDLRFMYSQADKKSLHAHLSKNSVIFRLEDWLNKTG, translated from the coding sequence ATGGCGCTCCCATCTGGACATGTAAAAGCGAGATATCAGGAATCTACCATTTCTCAATATCGAGGGAATCCCTTTATCGAGGCCCTGCCATCAACTTTTTCAATTGAGCAGGTCAGGGCTAGCATGACAGGAATCGTCCAGTATAACCTCAAAGACATTTTTGCAGAAGGACGTGACAGGGCACATATGATTGCCGCGTTGCTGGATGACTTTTTTCAGCCGCTTGCATCTCACATACAGTTGGAAGAAAAACTTTCGATTATGATCAGGAGGGGATACGTCGGAAGAAATCTCATAGACGGATCGCTCAATAGCCATATGCAAAATGGATATGAGCGTATCATGACTGGTGATTTGGATGTTTTTCGTTTCCATCAAGTCAAATCCACTGCATCAAGCTTGTCGCTGATCGGATGTTCTGGAAGCGGGAAAAGCACGTCACTGAACAGAATCCTTTCAGCGTACCCGCCAGTAATTTTTCATGAGGTCCATAATTTTACCCAAGTGGTTTACCTCAAAGTGGATTGCCCGCACGATGGTTCTTTGAAGAGTTTGTGTATCAATTTTTTCAGGGCCCTGGACGGAGCTGTGGGCACGGACTATGAAACAAAATACGTCAAGAAGCGGCATGGGATAGAGACCCTTTTGGCCCAGATGAGTCAGGTGGCAAACGCTCATGCCATCGGCGTGCTTGTCATAGACGAAATCCAACATCTCAGCCGCAAGCGGTCTGGCGGCGTCGAAAAGATGCTCAATTTTTTCGTCACCTTGGTGAACACTATTGGCTTACCTGTCGTATTCGTGGGAACTCCCAAAGCACGGCCGATTTTCGAACAAGACTTGCGTTCCGGTCGACGAAGTGCAGGCCTCGGTTCACTTCTCTGGGAACCGATGAAGCCCCCTGCCCAGGCCATAGATTCCGTAACGGGCAAGCCTCGAATTACTGAATGGAAAGCCTTTACGGATAAATTGTGGACCTACCAGTGGCTCCGGAACCGGGATGAAGTCCTGACTGATGACGTTCGTTACTGTTGGTACGACCTGTCGCAGGGAGTTCTGGACATTGTCGTCAAACTATTCGTTCTGGCCCAACTCAGGGCAATCGTGACCGGCGTAGAACGTATTACAGTCAACATCCTAAAAAAGGTCTATGAGAACGAATTGAAGCCGGTGCACCCAATGCTGGCAGCCCTCCGGTCCGGCGACCCAGATCGGATTGCGGAATTTTCGGACTTGATGATTCCTGACATCGAGAACAAATTAACCAAGCTTACAGCGGCCATATCAAAGCCCCGTGCCTCTGATCCATATCAAGGGAATTCTCAAGCACAACGGCTTCACAGCTTACTGATAGGCATGGACTTTGAGAGCGATGCAGTCGTTCCACTTGTAAGGCGCATAGTTGAAGAGCACCCGAACCTCACCACAAAAGATTTGGTATCAATAGCACTGGAATGCTATGAGTCTGATGAAAAGCCTCAAAAGAAAAGGCTGAAAACCAAGTCCGTCCCTCAAAAAGACTGGCACACGTTGGAATCAGACGACTTACGATTCATGTACTCCCAAGCTGACAAGAAATCTCTCCATGCGCATTTGAGCAAAAACTCCGTGATATTCAGGTTGGAGGACTGGCTGAACAAAACAGGGTAG